A stretch of Geomonas oryzisoli DNA encodes these proteins:
- a CDS encoding lipid II:glycine glycyltransferase FemX, whose protein sequence is MAANLSRELVEGALGDSISVIDPLRNHRWDCFVHQHPFGWITHLSGWKRVLDKNFPHMTGYYLALKDDAGAIRAALPVYAVESWLMGRRLVSIPFATLCDPLVTEAVDMELLSDAVLRLAERLDISRVEIRTAAASHLLDRDRFHADCLRKHHFLPLCADPELVRQRFHRSCVRQRIARAERSGLHLVRGKREADLREFYLLHRDTRRRKGLPPHPYLLVKTLWQTFAPQGLVELLLCRKEKETVAALLLFKYKSRVSIEYSAVNPLHNDCSPVHFLFWNAIREACLAGYGVLDFGQTSEHNKTLMEFKSHWGAQVSDLPHFLYPNSAVHHCPMGDESIAKKVLQFVCNKAPDTALSYLGNFCYRHLG, encoded by the coding sequence ATGGCTGCCAACCTCAGCAGGGAACTGGTCGAGGGTGCCCTCGGCGACAGCATCAGCGTCATCGATCCGCTGCGTAACCACCGCTGGGATTGTTTCGTGCACCAGCACCCCTTCGGCTGGATCACGCACCTGTCGGGATGGAAGCGGGTGCTGGACAAGAATTTCCCCCACATGACCGGTTATTACCTGGCCCTCAAGGATGACGCCGGAGCGATTAGGGCCGCGCTCCCGGTGTATGCCGTTGAGAGCTGGCTCATGGGACGGCGGCTGGTCAGCATCCCCTTCGCCACCCTGTGCGACCCGCTGGTAACCGAAGCGGTCGACATGGAGCTGCTAAGCGATGCGGTTCTGCGCCTGGCGGAGCGGCTGGACATCTCCCGCGTCGAGATCCGGACCGCGGCCGCCTCGCATCTTCTGGACCGGGACCGGTTTCACGCCGACTGCCTCCGAAAGCATCACTTCCTGCCGCTATGCGCCGATCCCGAACTGGTCAGGCAGCGCTTTCACCGCAGCTGCGTCCGGCAGCGCATCGCCCGGGCGGAGCGTTCCGGCCTGCACCTGGTCCGGGGCAAGCGCGAGGCGGACCTCAGGGAGTTCTACCTGCTGCACCGCGACACCAGGAGGCGCAAGGGGCTGCCGCCCCACCCCTACCTCCTGGTGAAGACGCTCTGGCAGACCTTCGCCCCGCAGGGGCTGGTGGAGCTGCTGCTGTGCCGCAAGGAAAAGGAAACCGTGGCTGCCCTGCTTCTGTTCAAATACAAAAGTCGCGTCTCCATCGAGTATTCCGCCGTCAACCCCCTGCACAACGATTGCAGCCCGGTCCATTTCCTGTTCTGGAACGCGATCCGGGAGGCGTGCCTGGCGGGCTACGGGGTGCTAGATTTCGGCCAGACCTCGGAGCACAACAAGACCCTGATGGAGTTCAAATCCCATTGGGGCGCGCAGGTCTCCGACCTCCCCCATTTCCTCTACCCCAATAGCGCGGTGCACCACTGCCCCATGGGGGACGAATCCATTGCCAAGAAGGTGCTGCAGTTTGTTTGCAACAAGGCGCCCGACACGGCGCTCAGCTACCTGGGGAATTTCTGTTACCGCCACCTGGGATAG
- a CDS encoding FKBP-type peptidyl-prolyl cis-trans isomerase: protein MARARMGDTITISYIGTLDDGTIFHSTEAEGPLTATLGAGELFPALEAAIVGMRPTETRNIFLCAEEAYGPRLKENVIRVARGSFPAEKEIKPGQKLGIEFAGGAARVMLVTGVTEEAVTLDGNHPLAGCNLTFALRLDQIR, encoded by the coding sequence ATGGCGAGAGCCAGGATGGGAGACACCATCACGATAAGCTACATAGGGACCCTCGACGACGGCACCATATTCCACAGCACCGAGGCGGAAGGCCCGCTCACGGCCACTTTGGGGGCGGGAGAACTCTTCCCTGCGCTGGAGGCCGCCATCGTCGGGATGAGGCCGACGGAGACGCGGAACATCTTTCTCTGCGCCGAGGAGGCGTACGGTCCACGGCTCAAGGAGAACGTGATCCGCGTCGCCCGCGGCAGCTTCCCTGCCGAAAAAGAGATCAAGCCGGGCCAAAAACTGGGCATCGAGTTCGCCGGCGGCGCCGCGCGGGTGATGCTGGTAACGGGAGTGACCGAGGAGGCGGTGACGCTGGACGGCAACCACCCCCTGGCCGGCTGCAACCTGACCTTCGCCCTGCGGCTGGACCAGATCCGGTAG
- a CDS encoding YbhB/YbcL family Raf kinase inhibitor-like protein: MEQMRLTSPAFQDNGRIPARYTCDGDNMNPELRFENVPSGTKSLALVMEDPDAPNGLWVHWILWNIGPRVTTLVEQAEPREVVIGKNSWGHNQYGGPCPPSGSHRYIFRLYALDTTLDLAGTASKGQLDVAMQDHILAETSLTGIYSGG, translated from the coding sequence ATGGAACAGATGCGGTTGACCAGCCCGGCCTTTCAGGACAACGGGCGCATTCCGGCCAGGTACACCTGCGACGGCGACAACATGAATCCGGAGCTGAGGTTCGAGAACGTCCCGAGCGGGACGAAGTCGCTGGCGTTGGTCATGGAGGACCCTGACGCCCCGAACGGGCTGTGGGTGCACTGGATACTCTGGAACATCGGCCCCAGGGTGACGACGCTGGTGGAACAGGCCGAGCCGCGCGAGGTGGTGATCGGGAAGAACAGCTGGGGGCATAACCAGTATGGCGGCCCCTGTCCACCCTCCGGCAGCCACCGCTACATCTTCCGGCTCTATGCGCTGGACACCACGCTGGATCTGGCGGGGACGGCCAGCAAGGGGCAGCTGGACGTTGCCATGCAGGATCACATCCTCGCGGAGACGTCGCTTACCGGGATCTACAGCGGGGGGTAG
- a CDS encoding DUF362 domain-containing protein, which yields MERRQFIKILGMSSLFLHGWLRNLFAAQGPVVAVGQGTDHAGITRKTLAALGGMQRFVKPGQTVVVKPNIGWDRTPEYAATTNPLVVKAVVEECLKAGAKRVKVFDRTCNDPRRCYASSGIESALKGMKNVEVKHLEEERFQKVALNGKVLKEWELYGEALSADVYINLPVAKHHGLSRLTLGMKNVMGIMGGNRGSIHKNIDQALADINASFRPHLTLIDATRILTAHGPQGGNLADVKVLNQVIASTDIVAADAYATTLFGLKPADIAVTRTAYQRGLGEMNLDKMRIVRV from the coding sequence ATGGAAAGACGGCAGTTCATCAAGATACTGGGCATGTCATCCCTTTTCCTGCATGGCTGGCTGCGCAATCTGTTCGCGGCGCAAGGGCCGGTGGTGGCGGTGGGCCAAGGGACCGACCATGCCGGCATCACCCGCAAGACACTCGCCGCCCTGGGCGGGATGCAACGCTTCGTGAAGCCGGGACAGACCGTGGTGGTGAAACCCAACATCGGCTGGGACCGTACCCCCGAGTACGCGGCGACCACCAACCCCCTGGTGGTGAAAGCCGTGGTGGAGGAGTGTCTGAAGGCGGGCGCGAAAAGGGTGAAGGTTTTCGACCGCACCTGCAACGACCCGCGCCGCTGCTACGCCTCCAGCGGCATCGAGTCGGCCCTGAAGGGCATGAAAAACGTGGAGGTGAAGCACCTCGAGGAGGAGCGCTTCCAGAAGGTGGCGCTGAACGGCAAGGTCCTCAAGGAGTGGGAACTCTACGGCGAGGCGCTCTCGGCCGACGTCTACATCAACCTCCCGGTCGCCAAGCACCACGGCCTGAGCCGCCTCACCCTGGGTATGAAAAACGTGATGGGGATCATGGGGGGCAACCGCGGCTCCATCCACAAGAACATCGACCAGGCCCTCGCCGACATCAATGCCTCCTTCCGCCCCCACCTCACCCTGATCGACGCGACCAGGATCCTCACCGCCCACGGCCCGCAAGGCGGCAACCTGGCCGACGTCAAGGTGTTGAACCAGGTGATCGCCTCCACCGACATCGTCGCCGCCGACGCCTACGCCACCACCCTCTTCGGCCTGAAGCCCGCCGACATCGCCGTGACCCGGACCGCCTACCAGCGCGGACTGGGCGAGATGAACCTCGACAAGATGAGGATCGTCCGGGTGTGA
- a CDS encoding bacteriohemerythrin — translation MTLVEWDNSLILGMPQIDEHHHKLVDILNRCYRALMLHDHSHELAGVVAELLEYTQYHFQTEEQLMAALHYSAAPSHAAAHRKFINSIHNFKDRSDAGESFVAIDVLVFLKDWLVGHIQNTDRAFINFISDRNDS, via the coding sequence ATGACATTGGTAGAATGGGACAATTCGCTGATCCTGGGCATGCCGCAAATCGATGAACATCACCACAAGCTGGTAGATATCCTCAATCGGTGCTACCGGGCGCTCATGCTGCACGACCACAGCCACGAGCTGGCGGGAGTGGTCGCGGAGCTGCTGGAGTACACCCAGTACCATTTCCAGACCGAAGAGCAGCTGATGGCGGCGCTCCACTACAGCGCAGCGCCGTCGCATGCCGCCGCCCATCGGAAGTTCATCAACTCCATTCACAACTTCAAGGACCGCTCCGACGCGGGCGAATCCTTCGTAGCCATCGACGTGCTCGTCTTTCTCAAGGATTGGCTGGTGGGCCACATCCAGAACACCGACCGCGCCTTCATCAACTTCATCAGCGACCGCAACGATTCCTAG
- the cowN gene encoding N(2)-fixation sustaining protein CowN: protein MQKQDKPDRYVSFAGIEGDKNSQELVALLRRHIDAPEKTNPFWENFKEKLARVGQPGTNGGRCLDELFLVHSYINNIRELFEEYGDEAALELLERIERESC from the coding sequence ATGCAGAAACAGGACAAACCGGACCGCTACGTCTCCTTCGCGGGGATCGAGGGGGACAAGAACTCGCAGGAGCTCGTCGCGCTGCTGCGCCGGCACATCGACGCCCCGGAGAAGACCAATCCGTTCTGGGAAAACTTCAAGGAGAAGCTCGCGCGTGTCGGGCAGCCCGGCACCAACGGCGGGCGCTGCCTGGACGAATTGTTCCTGGTCCATTCCTACATCAACAACATTCGGGAGCTTTTCGAAGAATACGGTGACGAGGCGGCACTGGAGCTGCTGGAACGGATAGAGCGGGAGAGCTGTTGA
- a CDS encoding 4Fe-4S binding protein gives MKKVTSARISQLLFLALFLVLFLMTEYRGSDRIVAAVNGFFRADPLTASSTMLAVKAYLPLLLPGLIMLVAALFLGRFFCGWICPLGTILDLVTGRIRKVGALRALAGRAKYWLLLPLLAASLLGVNLAGLLDPIALLLRALTFFFHPLFGDTVRGGWRSLYGLVWERRDLLDPGYRLIRDYLLPFRETLYPLAFLSALLFMLILFLERYETRAWCRRLCPLGTLLGLVSRLGPLRRTPAKLCADCRACREHCPTSFDQDLLQTEECILCMECALHCPSRRVRFRFAGPRAQAGPVMERRVFLGGLLGGVVLARGFRFREPAAQAKLLRPPGVRDEEEFLKKCVRCGECMKVCLRSALYPALFQAGAEGLYTPLVVPRLGYCEYNCTLCGQVCPTGAIPDLATQEKQRQVIGKAVFDKNHCLPFAKRIDCIVCEEHCPIPGKAIRSERVELTGFDGAKRTVQQPYVVDELCNGCGICENVCPLEGKAAIEVFRVKDRTPLKPSSPAAPPPQDPYTDPYAGNS, from the coding sequence GTGAAAAAGGTCACCTCCGCCCGCATCTCGCAGCTTTTGTTCCTCGCCCTGTTCCTGGTCCTGTTCCTGATGACCGAATACCGGGGAAGCGACCGCATCGTGGCAGCGGTCAACGGCTTCTTCCGCGCCGACCCGCTCACCGCCTCCAGCACCATGCTGGCGGTGAAGGCGTACCTGCCGCTGCTCCTGCCCGGCCTGATCATGCTCGTTGCCGCCTTATTCCTGGGCAGATTCTTCTGCGGCTGGATCTGCCCGCTGGGGACCATCCTCGACCTCGTCACCGGCAGGATCCGAAAGGTCGGCGCCCTGCGAGCCCTCGCCGGCCGCGCCAAGTACTGGCTGCTCCTACCGCTGCTCGCCGCATCGCTACTGGGGGTGAACCTGGCCGGCCTGCTCGACCCGATCGCACTGCTGCTACGCGCCCTCACCTTCTTCTTCCATCCCCTCTTCGGGGATACGGTCCGCGGCGGCTGGCGCTCACTCTACGGCCTCGTCTGGGAACGGCGCGACCTGCTCGACCCGGGCTACCGCCTGATCCGGGATTATCTGCTCCCCTTCCGGGAAACGCTCTACCCGCTCGCTTTCCTCTCCGCGCTTCTCTTCATGCTGATCCTGTTCCTGGAGCGTTACGAAACGCGTGCCTGGTGCCGCCGCCTCTGTCCCTTGGGGACACTGCTCGGTCTGGTCTCCCGCCTGGGTCCCCTGCGCCGCACCCCGGCGAAGCTCTGCGCCGACTGCCGGGCCTGCCGCGAGCACTGCCCCACCTCCTTCGACCAGGATCTCCTGCAAACGGAGGAGTGCATCCTCTGCATGGAATGCGCGCTGCACTGCCCGTCCCGCCGGGTCCGCTTCCGGTTCGCCGGGCCGCGTGCGCAGGCCGGGCCGGTCATGGAGCGGCGCGTGTTCCTCGGAGGGCTGCTGGGCGGGGTGGTGCTGGCCCGGGGCTTTCGCTTCCGGGAGCCGGCCGCACAGGCAAAGCTTTTGCGCCCGCCCGGGGTGCGCGACGAGGAGGAGTTCCTGAAGAAGTGCGTGCGCTGTGGCGAGTGCATGAAGGTCTGCCTGAGAAGTGCGCTCTATCCCGCCCTCTTCCAGGCCGGTGCCGAAGGGCTCTACACCCCGTTAGTGGTGCCGCGCCTTGGCTACTGCGAGTACAACTGCACCCTTTGCGGCCAGGTCTGCCCCACCGGCGCCATTCCCGATCTCGCCACACAAGAGAAGCAGCGCCAGGTGATCGGCAAGGCCGTCTTCGACAAGAACCACTGCCTCCCCTTCGCCAAGAGGATCGACTGCATCGTCTGCGAGGAGCATTGTCCCATCCCGGGTAAGGCGATCCGGTCCGAGCGGGTCGAGCTGACCGGGTTCGACGGCGCCAAGAGAACCGTGCAGCAACCCTACGTGGTGGATGAGCTCTGCAACGGCTGCGGCATCTGCGAAAACGTCTGTCCGTTGGAAGGAAAGGCCGCCATCGAGGTGTTCCGCGTGAAGGACCGGACGCCGCTCAAGCCCTCCTCCCCGGCAGCGCCCCCTCCCCAGGATCCCTATACCGATCCCTACGCCGGCAATTCATAG
- a CDS encoding four-helix bundle copper-binding protein, with product MKTTEMFAAHPRKLTMDVTVITECINALVECADVCTSCADACLGEESVQKLTKCIGLNLNCADICQTTARILSRQTDPVPQLLRTQLESCAVACRLCMQECEVHSEMHQHCRICRSSCQNCEKICQDLIARLSEGTRTTFL from the coding sequence ATGAAAACAACGGAAATGTTCGCCGCTCACCCCAGAAAACTCACCATGGACGTCACCGTCATCACCGAGTGCATCAACGCGCTGGTGGAGTGCGCCGACGTCTGCACCAGCTGCGCCGATGCCTGCCTTGGCGAGGAGTCGGTACAAAAGCTCACCAAGTGCATCGGCCTCAACCTGAACTGCGCCGATATCTGCCAGACCACCGCCCGCATCCTTTCCCGCCAGACCGACCCCGTCCCCCAACTGCTCAGGACCCAGCTCGAAAGCTGTGCCGTCGCCTGCCGGCTCTGCATGCAGGAGTGCGAGGTCCATTCCGAGATGCACCAGCACTGCCGCATCTGCCGCTCCAGCTGCCAGAACTGCGAGAAGATCTGCCAGGACCTGATCGCCCGCCTTTCCGAGGGGACCCGGACCACGTTCCTGTAA
- a CDS encoding MerR family transcriptional regulator → MYRISQLAKKFGLSRSTLLYYDQEGLLSPSGRSDAGYRLYSEGDCERLAAIVSFRKAGLSIEETRALLASGEGEPSVIRRRLAAIGAEIRALKAQQHLLARMLSVQSGGELPESVDKETWVAMLRAAGMDDEAMETWHAEFERRAPQAHHSFLLSLGIPEQEAQVIREWSAAAATRLTEQPR, encoded by the coding sequence ATGTACCGCATCAGCCAGTTGGCCAAAAAGTTCGGCCTGTCCCGCAGCACTCTGCTCTACTACGACCAGGAGGGCCTGCTTTCCCCCTCCGGGCGCAGCGACGCCGGCTACCGCCTCTACTCCGAGGGGGACTGCGAGCGTCTTGCCGCGATCGTCTCGTTCCGCAAGGCGGGTCTGTCCATCGAAGAAACCCGTGCCCTGCTTGCATCGGGCGAGGGGGAACCGTCGGTGATCAGGAGACGGCTCGCCGCGATCGGCGCAGAGATCCGTGCGCTCAAGGCCCAGCAGCACCTTTTGGCCCGGATGCTCTCGGTGCAGTCGGGGGGGGAGTTGCCCGAGAGCGTCGACAAGGAGACCTGGGTGGCCATGCTGCGCGCGGCGGGGATGGACGACGAGGCGATGGAAACCTGGCATGCCGAATTCGAGCGGCGCGCACCCCAGGCGCACCACTCGTTCCTGCTGAGCCTCGGTATCCCCGAGCAGGAGGCACAGGTAATCAGGGAGTGGTCCGCGGCCGCCGCAACGAGGCTCACTGAGCAGCCGCGCTAG